The following proteins come from a genomic window of Triticum aestivum cultivar Chinese Spring chromosome 6A, IWGSC CS RefSeq v2.1, whole genome shotgun sequence:
- the LOC123130487 gene encoding pollen receptor-like kinase 5 — protein sequence MARLRPPGHLRLAFYVAVAVGVGLCAPAAVLVAAIVGDKTEGEVLVAFRDKLRASDGSPPGPLRSWGTPGPCHGNHSSWYGVSCHGNGSVQGLQLERLGLAGGAPDVGSLAVLPGLRVISLSDNALSGPFPNVSTLGVLKMLYLSRNRFSGEIPADTFLPMRGLRKLHLHRNDFSGRVPSSITSPRLLELTLANNRFEGPLPDFSQPELRFVDVSNNNLSGPIPAGLGRFNATMFRGNKFLCGKPTDMVCESASSPAGGMPTFMSIIILLIILGVLLAAAGIAMGVLGRRRRRRRRAKRTDGCVTLPNGEVTPSNPVLDTAPAVSISQATAVGPAATSGGGPAKRGGRRDEHGRLVFIQESRVRFEIEDLLRASAEVLGSGNFGSSYKATLQEGPEVVVKRFKDMNGVGREDFSEHMRRLGRLSHPNLVPLVAYLYKKEEKLLITDFVINGSLAQLLHGNRGSMLDWRKRLRIVKGAARGLSHLYEELPMLSVPHGHLKSSNVLLDGTFQPALSDYALVPVLTATHAAQVMMAYKAPECVGSHGKPSRKSDVWSLGILTLEVLTGKFPACRQGRQGTNDLAGWVNSVITEERTGEVFDKDMSGGKGNEEEMLKLLQVALTCCEADIDKRLDLKSALAGIEEIREPEPESSSTLTGEGESKS from the exons ATGGCGCGGCTGCGGCCGCCCGGACACCTCCGTCTCGCCTTctacgtcgccgtcgccgtcggtgtCGGCCTCTgcgcccccgccgccgtcctcgtcgcgGCGATTGTCGGGGACAAGACGGAAGGTGAGGTGCTGGTGGCGTTCCGCGACAAGCTGCGGGCTTCGGACGGCTCGCCGCCGGGGCCGCTGCGGTCGTGGGGCACGCCGGGCCCGTGCCACGGCAACCACTCCTCCTGGTACGGCGTCTCCTGCCACGGCAACGGCAGCGTGCAGGGCCTGCAGCTGGAGCGCCTCGGCCTGGCCGGCGGCGCGCCGGACGTCGGCTCGCTGGCCGTGCTCCCGGGCCTCCGCGTCATCAGCCTGTCCGACAACGCGCTCTCGGGCCCCTTCCCCAACGTGTCGACGCTGGGCGTGCTCAAGATGCTCTACCTCTCCCGGAACCgcttctccggcgagatcccggcCGATACGTTCCTGCCCATGCGGGGGCTCCGGAAGCTGCACCTCCACAGGAACGACTTCTCCGGCCGCGTCCCCAGCTCCATCACGTCGCCGCGGCTGCTGGAGCTGACCCTCGCCAACAACCGCTTCGAAGGCCCGCTCCCGGACTTCTCCCAGCCGGAGCTCAGGTTCGTCGACGTCTCCAACAACAACCTCTCCGGCCCCATCCCCGCCGGCCTCGGCCGCTTCAACGCCACCATGTTCCGAG GCAACAAATTCCTGTGTGGCAAGCCAACGGACATGGTCTGCGAATCCGCGTCGTCGCCCGCCGGCGGCATGCCCACCTTCATGAGCATTATCATTTTGCTCATCATCCTCGGCGTGCTGCTCGCCGCCGCGGGCATTGCCATGGGCGTCCTGGGCCGCCGGCGTCGTCGGCGGCGACGCGCGAAGCGGACTGACGGCTGCGTGACCCTCCCCAATGGCGAGGTGACGCCGTCCAACCCGGTGCTGGACACCGCGCCGGCCGTCTCCATCAGCCAGGCTACCGCCGTCGGCCCCGCGGCGACGTCGGGCGGCGGCCCGGCAAAGCGCGGGGGGCGGCGCGACGAGCACGGGCGGCTGGTGTTCATCCAGGAGAGCCGCGTGAGGTTCGAGATCGAGGACCTGCTCCGGGCGTCGGCGGAGGTGCTGGGCAGCGGCAACTTCGGGTCCTCGTACAAGGCGACGCTTCAGGAAGGCCCCGAGGTGGTGGTGAAGCGGTTCAAGGACATGAACGGCGTCGGCCGCGAGGACTTCTCGGAGCACAtgcgccgcctcggccgcctctcCCACCCCAACCTCGTCCCCCTCGTCGCCTACCTCTACAAGAAAGAGGAGAAGCTCCTCATCACCGATTTCGTGATTAATGGCAGCCTCGCCCAGCTCCTCCACG GGAATCGTGGATCGATGTTGGACTGGAGGAAGAGGCTTCGGATCGTCAAGGGGGCGGCGCGTGGGCTGTCGCACCTGTACGAAGAGCTGCCGATGCTGTCGGTGCCGCACGGGCACCTCAAGTCGTCCAACGTGCTGCTCGACGGCACGTTCCAGCCGGCGCTCTCCGACTACGCGCTGGTCCCGGTGCTGACGGCGACGCACGCGGCGCAGGTGATGATGGCGTACAAGGCGCCCGAGTGCGTGGGGTCGCACGGGAAGCCGTCCAGGAAGAGCGACGTGTGGAGCCTCGGGATCCTCACCCTCGAGGTGCTCACCGGCAAGTTCCCGGCCTGCCGGCAGGGGCGGCAGGGCACCAACGACCTCGCCGGGTGGGTGAACTCCGTCATCACGGAGGAGCGCACCGGCGAGGTGTTCGACAAGGACATGTCCGGCGGCAAGGGCAACGAGGAGGAGATGCTCAAGCTCCTCCAGGTGGCGCTCACCTGCTGCGAGGCCGACATCGACAAGAGGTTGGACCTCAAGTCGGCCCTCGCGGGCATCGAGGAGATCAGGGAGCCGGAGCCTGAATCCTCGTCGACGTTGACGGGCGAGGGAGAATCGAAATCATAA